In Lotus japonicus ecotype B-129 chromosome 5, LjGifu_v1.2, one genomic interval encodes:
- the LOC130718069 gene encoding uncharacterized protein LOC130718069: protein MEKKQGFFSALKHEVVRGLSPSRSRSTSPARTASPISTLLRRKKHLAAPTLDSSVARSGSLRPLGETLTPLMEGPDQENGDPKRVGSGLGNWMKGQLSRTPSVSYKRSDLRLLLGVMGAPLAPLHVCSTDPLPHLSIKDTPIETSSAQYILQQYTAASGGQKLQNSIKNSYAMGKVRMVASEFETATRVVKNRNVSRCAESGGFVLWQMNPDMWYVELAVGGSKVHAGCNGKLVWRHTPWLGAHTAKGPVRPLRRALQGLDPRTTASMFADSRCIGEKNINGEDCFILKLCTDPETLKARSEGPAEIIRHVLFGYFSQKTGLLVHIEDSHLTRIQTNGGDAVYWETTINSFLDDYRPVEGIMIAHSGHSVVTLFRFGEMAMSHTKTRMEEAWTIEEVAFNIPGLSVDCFIPPADLSTGCISEACELPQNEKAKNSLAGHRTKVVALEKQHNCNIDNMMWNMEI from the exons ATGGAAAAGAAACAGGGTTTCTTCTCCGCTCTCAAACACGAGGTAGTTCGCGGCCTCTCACCTTCCCGTTCCCGTTCCACCAGCCCCGCCCGAACCGCCTCACCCATCTCCACCCTCCTCCGTAGGAAAAAACACCTCGCCGCCCCCACCCTTGACTCCTCCGTCGCGAGATCCGGCAGCCTGAGGCCGCTAGGAGAGACTCTAACGCCTCTCATGGAGGGACCTGACCAGGAAAACGGGGACCCCAaacgggtcgggtcgggtctcGGAAACTGGATGAAGGGTCAGCTGTCTCGTACCCCCTCCGTCTCGTACAAGAGGTCTGATCTGAGGCTTCTGCTTGGTGTCATGGGTGCGCCGCTGGCTCCGCTTCATGTCTGCTCCACCGACCCTTTGCCTCATCTCAGCATTAAGGACACACCCATC GAAACTTCATCTGCACAGTATATATTGCAGCAGTACACTGCTGCATCTGGAGGGCAGAAGTTGCAGAACTCTATAAAAAATTCATATGCAATGGGAAAGGTTCGAATGGTAGCTTCTGAGTTCGAAACTGCGACAAGGGTAGTGAAGAATCGGAATGTTTCTAGGTGTGCAGAGTCTGGTGGATTTGTGCTGTGGCAGATGAATCCTGACATGTGGTATGTAGAGCTTGCAGTTGGGGGCAGCAAGGTTCATGCTGGCTGCAATGGAAAGCTTGTCTGGAGGCACACACCTTGGCTAGGTGCTCACACAGCAAAGGGACCTGTGAGGCCTTTGCGGCGTGCACTTCAG GGTCTTGACCCTAGAACCACCGCCAGTATGTTTGCTGATTCTAGATGCATTGGAGAGAAGAACATCAATGGTGAGGATTGCTTCATCCTTAAGCTCTGTACTGATCCTGAAACATTGAAGGCTCGGAGCGAGGGCCCTGCTGAGATCATAAGGCATGTGTTATTTGGCTACTTTAGCCAAAAGACCGGACTGCTTGTTCACATTGAGGATTCTCATCTGACCCGCATCCAAACTAATGGAGGTGATGCGGTTTATTGGGAAACCACAATCAATTCATTCCTTGATGACTACAGGCCTGTGGAAGGGATCATGATTGCCCACTCAGGGCATTCTGTGGTAACTCTGTTCAGGTTTGGGGAGATGGCCATGAGCCACACTAAAACCAGAATGGAAGAAGCTTGGACGATTGAAGAAGTCGCGTTCAACATTCCTGGCCTCTCTGTAGATTGCTTCATTCCCCCAGCTGATCTGAGTACAGGTTGTATCAGTGAAGCCTGTGAACTCCCTCAGAATGAAAAAGCAAAGAACTCACTAGCAGGACACCGGACCAAGGTTGTTGCCCTGGAGAAACAGCATAATTGCAACATTGATAACATGATGTGGAACATGGAAATCTAA